TGTCAAACATTAATTACTAAATATCGTACTATAcacataaataattataattttgtgTTTAATGTTTTAACCCGGCGAACTAACAACAAACCAGACATTAGAGGGGGCATAGAAACTAGTTGAAGGATATTGACCTAGACCACTTCTATAcaaggtcagatgtgacccagacACAAGGGAGCAACAgctacaagctcaacaagccacaatgtaggacagaaaacagggggAGATGGTTTCTCACCCACAGGGGGGTATAAATCCATAGAACCTCCTACCCGCTGAAGTCTTAAACACAAAAACTGCTGAATTCTAAAATTCAACTCGATAAAATCATTAGAACAAATGGGTGGGGGACATTTGACAAGTGGTAGGCTCCTGTctctgtcgaggccactagacataggctggcccctcaggtaaattcaggtaaatgtaaAGAGTTTTCCTCCAGCCTAGGGTGGCACCGGGCGGCCGCTCCGAGGTTGATGCCCTGTACATACAGTATAACcagatatttttattttattggtaTGTACACCGAGGTGTGTGTTTTTGAGTTTCGTTTACTCTGTGGTAGCCTAATTCTTCTCAAGTAGAGTACAAAATCTGGTTCAATATTGACTCGGTTACATGTGCTTTCTTCAAATAGTGTCGTATAATTATTGCATCTTGTTTATAAAAGAGCTTACTCATGGCCTTTATGTTATCTGTTTATTTTTAAGCATTGGCCCCATTAAACCTAAATTATAATATTTTTGCCTGAAGTGATGTGcaaattagtggctttaggcattgtacgtacttgctctatctagaaatccaatattatgtttgtaattcaacttgtatgtatgtacttttacctgaataaacatttgatttgattttactCTTATGTTCCAGTCACTTTTCTAAATTCTGCCTTTGTATTTccattattaattatttttttattttttttcccccttAGAGCACACAATTCTGCCAAAAACCTCGACTGATACTACCAAACACTTGTGTCATTTTGCCATAAATCTGCTTTTATCTTATTTATATTTCATTTTAGGACATTTTCCTCATAAGTACGTAGTCAAGTCGTAGCAGAAGCCATGAAATATTGCAGCACAAGGGGACGGCAAACTGGACTGTCTTTTCAAGAGGTCCTATTCTCAGGTTTGAGTAATTTATTAGTACTGCTACAGTATAATATTAAATGTATTTTggacatatatattatagcatacaGTACCTGTATTGTGCTTTTGAGTGATAGGTGAGGGGATAAAATCCTTGTATATATTCCTTGGCAAGATACACAAGAAAGGCAGGAAACCATAAACATTTCTGACTTACATTTAGAGAACTAAGTAATAAGAAATATAATAGCAATCCAATAACAAAAAGGAACTAAAATATTGTTGATGTGCATATTATgtaatttcttgttgttgtttcaggataTGCAGAGGATGGTGGGTTGTATATGCCTGAAACAATCCCAGAACTAAGCCAAACAGATTTAAACAAGTGGTGTAGTTATTCATACCCTGAGCTGGTGTATGCAATTGCACGCAGGTTTATTGATGAGCAGGAAATTTCCAACAAAGATTTAGCCGGTAAGTTTGCGCCCATCGGCCACATCTTTAAGAGCATTTACTTGAGCTATTGCATTCGGTTGTCCCCCTGAAGTAAGATCTGCCGTGTTCTTTGAACATGCATTATGACGGGCAAGATTATCCTAGGCACTTGCACTATAAGGAATGTTTCAAGCTGTTGCTGCACTCATTAAAGGTCTTGTGGAGGAGAAAGATCACAGATGATAAGCTCAATGTAGCACAGAGTAGCTTCTGTATGCTTCCTGCTTCATGAAGTGGAAAAGTGGAAATTACAAAGACTCTTGTCTCAAATAAATAATGTCTTTTGGCATTTTGGTGGCTGGGTTAGGTTTCCATGGTTTAATTTTGTGTCTTAAGCTCATTTTCTCTGCCAGGATAGCGAGTTCCCCTTGGCAGCATTCTGGTCCCATTTTTACAGTCTCGGCTGTTTTGTTTTCCTGCTTGAAaggtttttctttctttcttttagtTATTGGATAGTAGGCAGTGCTGCTTCACCATGGGAAGTCGGCTGTTGGGACGTCTTGGAAATGGAGAATTGAGCTTAACATAGTGAAATGTCAATTCTTAAGCATAGCCCACAATATTGATGGTGGGTTGTGATCCCACCTTGATCTACTAACTAGATACAATAAATGACAAAATCACTGGCAAAGATTCCTGTTATGGTGGGGATGAATGTCTCGACAACCTGGCAGGTGATAGTGTTGGTCAGATCAATAGAGGAGCTAGCTATTTGAGAATCCTAGGGTTATGCTCAGAAAGCAGTGTTTCACAAAATGATTCTCTATCTTGACCTCATTTTTTATTTTAGTTGTCTTGATGGCTGTCTCATATAGTCTTGCATTATTGGAATCAAAACTTGAAATCAGACTTTACATAAATATAAATAGTTTTCTGAGTATGACACCTGGATGCTTTTGTTTCCCTTAAGTCCTTGAGTTTCCTCTACACAGAATAATTTGTCAGTCAGAATGTAATTGGGCTTTAGGCTAGGGACTTGTGTTCCTTGTTGACTTGTAAACTGGGCTAGGGTGTTTACTCCTGGTGGTGTTAGGGGTAAGTGGTCATGTGGGAACTAGCAATTGGGTCATGGCACTACTTGACAGTCAGTGATGTCAAGCAGAGCTTGGAAAAACTTTTGAGTGTTTGATTAGGCCTATACTCTCAGGGTACGCATGAGCTGGTTTAATCTCTTCTCCAGTGCCTCTCTAGAACAAGTATCAACTGGCCGTGATGTTTGTAAAAGATCCCCACCTGCTGGTGCAAAATATTTGTCCTCCGACTGTCATGATGTGTTCAATGGGACATTTAGTGAGCTTGCCTTAGGAAGCATCAAAGTGTCTTGCTCAAAAATTAAGATTTCTTATTAACTCCAGTCATGTTTTTTCAGATGTCATCAATGGTAGCTTTACAAGATTCAGAATACCAGAAATTATTCGTATAGAGTATTTACCAGAGGGACTAAACATTGTGGAGCTCTTCCATGGACCAACTCTGGCATTCAAAGATTTGCCTCTATCTGTTGTGGGACGACTACTAAACTATTATCTCAGCAAGAGTGGAAAACATAGCACAATTCTCGTGGGTAAGGTTGTACAAATGTTTATAAAACCTGGTTTAAAAAACTAAAGCAGATTTTTCTTATTTATGACTGCAGAAAAAGTCACACAAATACAGTATTTACTTTACATCTTGTAGCTTCCTTTAGCTTATACCTATTAGTTGTAACTTTTATATCCATATTTGTTGCTGGCCTACTGTAAGTAATGTTACAAGTCAAGAACACTGGGAATGGGCTAATTCTTGGTCATAGACAACATTTCTTTGTACACTGCTTAAGTCCTTCATTGCTTAACTAAGTAAATTTTAGTATAATTAAGCTTTTAGTTTCGTgatttttttaaactaagaccaTGGATTTTCCTATGCCAAAAACTTTGTTCAAAATTGTATATGCAAATTTGTAGAAACATGATTCGGTTAAAATTTAAAAAGATATGGTTTCATAGCAAGTTTCAGAATTACTGTACATTTCTGGGTGCTTGGGAAGAAGCATAATGCAGAAATAGAAGTGTGCAGAACACAGTATTTATCAGTACATTATTCACAAGGAAAAGGAATAGTGTTTGACCTCTGGGCACAACTATGAGAAGAGGAAGGTGGTCATCACGAGAGCAGCAGGTTATGCCAAGCACCAAGACAACAGCTTAGGCAGTTGAGACAACTTGCGTCTGACCGTACCAACCCTTGCACACACAACAGTTATGCATTGCCAAATTTGGCTTGACACCTGCTTGGAAAAGTGGCACACTACCGAATTTATAGATTCCAATCGTGTGCAAATGGAGGGTTGATAATATATTGTAAATCAATATTCTCTAATATTTAAAATCACTCTTGTATGATATTGGAACAGTATAAAAAATTATAATGAAATTTTGCATACCAAACCCTTTTTATATAGATTTTGTTGCCAATCCATTAGTTATGTctatttatacaaaaacaaagggGGTATTTTGTCAGTGTCATTTCAACTTTAGAACCCTCTATTATCAGAGGTTATAACGTAACCTATTATATTTATAAGATTACTATTATATGCTGCTTGCCATGTTGTAATACGTTAGGTCTAATACATACAGTCCCGGCAGGTGTAATACAGTCCACGGCAGGTGTAATACAGTCCCAACAGGTCTAATACAGTCCCGGCAGGTCTAATACAGTCCTGGCAGGTCTAATACACTCCCGGCAGATCTAATACAATCCACGGCAGGTGTAATACAGTCCCGGCAGGTGTAATGCAGGTGAAATCACATTATCTGTAATACAGATATTGTGATTTCTCTATGTATAATTCTTGTTACTAAAATAGATTATGTCAGTCCTATTTTAAAAATACAGTAATTTTCAAATTGCTCTGGAAATTAtatttaaaggaaaaagggatattTTACTTGTATGTACAGTATTACTATAATTTTAGGTACATCAGGCGACACTGGTAGTGCAGCCATTGAAAGTGTGCGCGGGCAGGAGCACATGGACATCATTGTCCTCCTGCCTCATGGACGTTGTACACCCATCCAAGAATTGCAGATGACTACGGTTGTTGAACGTAATGTCCATGTTTTTTGTGGTAAGTTTTCTTTAATAATCATTGATGTGGTATCTGGCCTGGTTGAGACCAAAGTTACAggatgagcaaaatgtgacttgaGAACTGTCAATTTCACTCAAATATGTACTAACATGTTGTTACCTCTTATTATTCAAGAATTTTTATCCTCTTTTTCTTTTTTGTCATTTTTTAAAAGTAGAAAAGATAGTAACAACAgtaatcaggctgttgattacatTTAGGGGAAAAAAGAGGTTTCttaacatggatggcaaaatttaatttattgtgaAAAGTGATGAAAGCTTGGGAATGAGAAACACATTGTTACAGTATAAACACACTGTTCTCATTGGGCTACTACAGTAATAAAGCTGATCATACTGGTATTAAAGTGCTATGGAGGTCATTCACTTAAAAAAACTGCAAAAGGCTCAACATTCTTAAAAAGCTTTAACCTCAACAAGGCCGCCTCTACAGCCATAAGATCACCAAGGAACACCCTACTGGTGTGCTCATTCACCCACCTCCTACTACCAGGGGGCAGCATACACCCATCCATCTCTCCtactatggaagacagtgagggtggggaggaggaggaggagaggtgttattgtttggaaggggagtccctttCCATTATGACATCagacagtgatgacttctctggattactctctctcctatgttttgcctgcataccactaggacctggttgtggctcactgcttgtttgtctcactcagAACCTTTCCAGAGAGACTTGTTTTTTCTTTATGGTCCTCtcatgtgttttcttaggttgaaccttaccactgactttcttgggacccatggcatggtatataataattacttctaTGTTTAGAAACCAAGAAAactgaaaaacaattaaattctttacaaagtatTCAAGCACAATCAtcactaggcgggaggcactggtaaaccgaAGGGCGGTCTTCCGTGCCACCAGGAACTACGCGCTTGGTTGatccatacgtgtatcaacaaacttgcAAAGTGAGGCAAAGCTCGTAAACCAATTCGAATTTTACGAAGAAATTTttagctcgtaacccgaaaacttTGTGAAGAGGGATGTTCGgcaaccgaggttccactgtaatcTTATAGCccagtattattattatagtctagtattattattattattattgaatttaATCAGATTGCTTAGTGCTGTAACAATGGTTATTTAGCACTAGATATTTGTTATAGACAGGTGTATAAAATTATTATGTGTGGCACTACTCTTGGTTTTGTCTCTTACTATGTTTCCTTTTATGGTTTACTTGTGCAGTTGAAGGAACCTCTGATGATCTGGATAAGCCTATCAAGCAGTGCTTCGCTGACAAGGAGCTGGTCTCGACGCATAATCTCATATCTATCAACTCCATCAACTGGGGTCGCATTTTAGTGCAAGTGGCTCATTATTTCTACATTTACTACCAGCTGTGTGGCAGTGTGGGTAACTCTGTCAATGTGGTGGTGCCAACTGGAGCTGCCGGCAACCTTACTGGTAAATGTTTCATTACGAAGACGTTAAAACAATTTCACATTTATTCATTATGAAGAAAGGCCACTactaaaaattataataataataataatagctgtGAAACTGGTGAATAAGGAAAGAGTATGCCTCTTAAGGAATGAAGCGGTCTGGGGTGATGAATGACTTCTTTATATGTCAGTCATGTTGCCTTGAACCTAGGAAAGGTCTGGGGATGGGAGGAGAAGAACCTGGAGGTCATAGAGATAGTAGAGAAGGTCTTGGGGCAGGCCTAGGAAGGCTGGGGAGGACTGGATGTAAATGGGAGTAGGGAGGCCCCATGACTGGGGGAACTGCCCAGGGCTTGagcacccttaatctgttcctgcCATTGACTGCACATCTTGCAATGAAGAAATTCTATGCATTATGTATACCTCTTATGTATTTTAAGCACAAGGATACAGGGTACTGTGAAAATGATAAAGGGTAGTATGAATCTGACCACTTTCACTTGAAATAAAGCATGTTAAAGTATTTAAGCATTACAGAATTAGTAAGTGTAATATTTGATGTTAGAGTTCTATGCAAGGTAAGATTTAATGATAAGGTTATGTTGGTGTTTCAGAAAAATGAGAACTGAAAAAAATTAGCAGGTTAGGAGAGTTGATGAGTATCAaaaagtgatggtggtggtaaccTTAAGGTATACCCGAGTTTGATGTAGCTTCATTTACCACCACAGCTGCTGTAATCGATGTGCAGACCTTGTGAATGGGAATCATGGCCTTAGCTTTGGCAAAGTAAAGACCTACAAGGCAAAAATAGAAGATGGTTCCTTTTCTAGATACAGTATCTAAAAAGAAGTCACTCTAAGGAGTCAAAGAGGTCCCCAAAAAGTAGGAAAGTGCAGTCAAAGGGAACCAGACAGAGCATAGTTTAACATCACTAAACAAACTAAAGTGAAatttacaacaacaaaaaatatagtAAAATCCAAGGAATGTATAACTCTGGAAGCAAACAGATATAAATGTGAATTGACAATAATCAGATACCTCCTTTTATGTGTGGGAAGGGGTAGAAAACCAGACCAAGATAACCTCACTAGAAAAGCAAACTAAAAGGTTCACCTTCCCCATAGGAGAAATAGCCTGAAACCTCAAACCTGAAAGAGGGTAAACTACTGTTGAAGAGAGCAGGAACATTAAGTGCTAGAAATATTACATTTCTCTGTCTTGATTATATATAATAGTCAGGACAATATGTTTTCTTGACATGTTGTGTGCATGATCTGATACCATGACACACTGGAATCTAACCTGCATTGTACAGTGCATCAATGAAGATACTGTATAAAACAACTGTTACGTTTAAAGTATATTCTATACATGTTAAACTGCTTCACATTATTATTTGTTCTCATATTACTATTCATAAATATTTTCCAAAAACATTTGCAATGTACATTATAATGTTTGCTTATTGTGTGTCATTTTTCAGTTGTAAGCTAAAGTTTTATTAATGAGTGATTTATATCAACAGCTGGGTGCATAGCACAGAAAATGGGCCTTCCAATAACACTGGCAGCTGGAGTAAATGTTAATGATAGTGTAGCAAGAGTCATAAAGAAAGCTGACTTTTCACTCAAGGAGGAAGTTCTTCAGACTCTGGCTCCTGCCATGGATATACAAGTAAGAACACAAAGTATAGTTCATGATTCACTCAAATAAGATTGAGAAATTCAAGGGGACCATCATTGAAGTAATATTTGTATGCCTTTTACCAGTCAAAATTTAATTAGTTATATAATTATCAAGATCAGTTATACAAATCAGTAAATAGTTAATTATATTGTGCTGATTCATGCCAGAAAGATAGGAATGAGCTTTTGCAAAACATCATTGCCAAGTTTTTAAAAGCATCAAACTCCAAAATAAAAACCAACCTCAGGGTTTTGTTTTCAATATTTTGATTGTTTTCCCACAGCTCCAGTTCTTTCTAGCTTTATATTCCCCTACAGAAACTCATAAAAATGTGATAGAACACACTTCCAGCAAGTTCTGTAGAGGTGTGGTGCCGAGTGTCATTGGATAAAACTGGGAGACTGACTGAGCACATTCAACATCCTGCAAATGTGGACTATGTTAGCAGTAAAGCCTAAGAAACCAAAAGAGAAGCTATAACCAGTAACACAACAGAAGCGATCTGAAATAATTCCTTTAGGAGGGAGGCAATACACTAACTGTTGGAATGGATAAGTAGAGCTATCTCTTTTGGAAAAAAGAGATGTGCTGGACTGTAATCCAAGTACAGTAGCTGATATTTTCTGAACATAGATGTGAAGCCTAAATGTCATCAGTAGCCAGCACCTCTGATTGGTGTGGTGATATCTTTAGACAATGGCTCAGCTGGAGTAAAATCCAAAGAAAGTTCAAAGGAAACATCATTAGAGATTCCTCAGGATCATGAGAACTTGCAGGAAAAGCACATAGCAATGAAAAAACGTTCACACATTCAGCCAGATGCAGATAAAGTCAATAATATATTTGGGAAAGAATTAGCGAGTGTCCTGCACACGTCAGAGGTGATAAAATGTGAggtagagccagtgaagagtagcgtgacataggcacaatcagagaacattgtatgaacatcagaggtccatggttgttcattatcctcccagcaagcataacaaATATTGCCATAACAAAAGTGAAAGTCTTTAAgaaaaactggatagttttctgcaagaaatgctggaccaaccgggctgcagtaaatatgtgggcctgcgggccgctccaagcaacagccttttggaccaagctctcacaagtcaagcctggctcagagctgggcttggggagtagaactcccagaccaACTAGGTGGTACAATccagggatggggggagggggggaagggaagggaactatcaggagaaagtgccaagccattacgactatatagcactgggaaggggtcaggacaaggatttgggaagggacgggggaaaggaatggtgcccaaccacttggacagacagggattgaacgccgacctgcatgaagcaagaccgtcgctctaccgtccagttgaGAGCTAGGGGggagagctaggctatctagCAATGTCATCTGGTGGCAGCCAATGGTAGTAACCTAAAGTAGTTTAAAATTTGCGTGAATTAGTCGTTTTGGGTTTTATGGAAAACTCTTTTTGTCTACATTCTGAATTAGATTGAGATTCTCCTATGCCATCCCAATACAGTATGAAGATCAGATGGAGACAATTTGAAAGGTTTTCTGCCTAGTCAGTGAGGAATATCGACCTGCTGATGCTATCCAGAGACGAATTGGATCTTGCCTTGGAGAGCAATGAAGTTAGATCTCTGAAATATTATTGTCagactacagtactgtactgtactgtaaggTGCTTTGTATAGTATTTTAACTTTTGTACTGTATTCTTACAACCTTTCACATAAACATTGATTCAGTTAAGAAAACAGTAGGGACTGTTTCTCCTTTAGTTTCTCCTTCTCCTCTAGTTACCAGTGTAGATAAATTGATTTTGTAGATTCTTATTTTTTGGGTTATCAGACAAAAGTTTCCTGCTTAAGAgactttttaaatatatatttctacTGCTGTGTAAATGTGTACAAAATTAGCATACTGTATTGTAATTCAGGTTCCGTATAATGTTGAGAGGCTGGTGTATCTGTATGCCAATGGAGACACAACAAGAGTTAAAGAAGTTATGGATACATTTGAAAAGAATAACAGCGTTGACTTACCACAGGACATAATGGAGGCCATGAGGACGGCCATTGTGGGTAAGATGTGCACTGCTTAACTGTTGTTAATTAATGTGTAGATATTTATACAGCATTTATGTATGCAGACATTTTAGTGCCTAGTACCATAGTTCTATAAAATCTTAATTTATTTTATGACATCTTGTAATTTCACAGAATTCTTTATTATCTGGACATAATTTGTCCTCTAAATTTTGGCAATTTTTGAAATCTAAAGTAATTTTTGGTACTAATGTTTGCAAAATCAATCTTTAATTAATGTGTCATTATGGTTCTCTGTAAAAATGTTTGGCCCAGCCTGGCTCTTAATACCTGGCGTACCATTGTGGAGAACATGAGAACTGTGTAATAAACATTATTTGTAATGctaaaaaaaaaggaaaacatTGACATTAGATTAATAATTTATAATGGATTTAAAAGGAAATTGGAGGTCCCAGAGAAAACTAAGCTTTAAACAGTATGTCAAATACTATACCATAATAGTATTAaacataatactgtactgtatatctatTCGAAATTGCCAATTTATGTAAATTTTGTTTAAATGCTATAAACCTGTACTTTCTTGTGCCCACAGAGTCATTTATAGTTGATGATGGCAAAATAACAGAAACCATGCAGAGAATACATGAAGAGCATAGATATATAGTGTGTCCACACACTGCAGTAGCTGCTGCTTATCACTACCAATGGTAAGAAGAAACCTCTTTTTTCCCATCTTATTCATCATAAAATATAAGTGCTCAGTCTTAACTGTGGTGCCAAGCATTTAGTTGTTATGCATTTCCATGTC
This portion of the Procambarus clarkii isolate CNS0578487 chromosome 59, FALCON_Pclarkii_2.0, whole genome shotgun sequence genome encodes:
- the LOC123768196 gene encoding threonine synthase-like 2, with amino-acid sequence MKYCSTRGRQTGLSFQEVLFSGYAEDGGLYMPETIPELSQTDLNKWCSYSYPELVYAIARRFIDEQEISNKDLADVINGSFTRFRIPEIIRIEYLPEGLNIVELFHGPTLAFKDLPLSVVGRLLNYYLSKSGKHSTILVGTSGDTGSAAIESVRGQEHMDIIVLLPHGRCTPIQELQMTTVVERNVHVFCVEGTSDDLDKPIKQCFADKELVSTHNLISINSINWGRILVQVAHYFYIYYQLCGSVGNSVNVVVPTGAAGNLTAGCIAQKMGLPITLAAGVNVNDSVARVIKKADFSLKEEVLQTLAPAMDIQVPYNVERLVYLYANGDTTRVKEVMDTFEKNNSVDLPQDIMEAMRTAIVESFIVDDGKITETMQRIHEEHRYIVCPHTAVAAAYHYQWKRDVPHGYVATASPAKFPDAVQKAKAEPVTEGIKHLKDLPKEFQWMRKGQDWHTILRAKIEAICVQKKNI